A stretch of Pygocentrus nattereri isolate fPygNat1 chromosome 8, fPygNat1.pri, whole genome shotgun sequence DNA encodes these proteins:
- the LOC108424135 gene encoding saxitoxin and tetrodotoxin-binding protein 1-like, whose amino-acid sequence MTFLISSVLVFLSLLAVHQAAAPNCEDVIKPSVLEDSVIGKWLLIEGISNNPKLTNILKMMNSSWMEFSPGLSKDTLILHRGGMLHGDCQISSMNITFKNSTFYSSVNNVTIVIDLLHSCSDCMTLSFRRQMENTTMRSLFLLTKRPKASESEMDLYWKQAECLGFKREPQFSYDGVTGHCHIDEKHSAESHTKPEPEKKDE is encoded by the exons ATGACCTTTCTGATCAGCTCCGTTCTGGTTTTTCTCAGTCTGCTGGCTGTCCACCAGGCAGCTGCCCCAAATTGTGAGGATGTCATAAAACCATCAGTGCTGGAGGATTCA gtCATTGGAAAGTGGCTTTTAATTGAAGGAATATCTAATAATCCTAAACTTACAAATAtcttaaaaatgatgaacaGCTCTTGGATGGAGTTTTCTCCTGGTTTATCTAAAGATACACTCATTCTCCACCGTGGGGGCATGCT ACATGGAGATTGTCAGATTTCCTCCATGAACATAACTTTCAAAAACAGCACCTTTTATTCTTCTG TAAATAATGTAACAATAGTGATCGATTTACTGCATTCCTGTTCTGACTGCATGACCTTGAGCTTCCGGAGACAGATGGAGAATACAACAATGAGGTCCCTTTTCCTCTTGA CAAAGAGACCCAAAGCATCCGAGTCAGAGATGGATCTGTACTGGAAGCAAGCCGAGTGTCTGGGGTTCAAAAGAGAACCACAGTTCTCCTACGATGGTGTGACAG GTCACTGCCATATTGACGAGAAACATTCAGCTGAAAGCCACACTAAACCGGAACCAGAGAAAAAAGATGAATAA
- the LOC108424136 gene encoding saxitoxin and tetrodotoxin-binding protein 2-like, whose protein sequence is MATLISSVLGFLVLLAISQAADPSCKDLTKPLVLEDDYSSMMGKWIFTEGIANHPLFTNILLTVNSSWVEFAPSSLKDTVILSQGNMLNGKCEFTTINATVKNNTFFATEKEITSEGDFLPSCSGCLTMHFTSQINSTTINTLYLFTKAPKAPKSDMDQYWKQAECLGFKKEPQFSYDGVKEFCQEEKNNSSKEPKPEDKNNE, encoded by the exons ATGGCCACCCTAATCAGCTCTGTCCTGGGTTTTCTTGTCTTGCTGGCCATCAGCCAGGCCGCTGACCCAAGCTGTAAGGATCTCACAAAGCCGCTGGTGCTGGAGGACGACTACAGTTCA ATGATGGGGAAATGGATCTTCACTGAAGGAATCGCTAATCATCCTTTGTTCACAAACATCTTATTAACAGTGAACAGCTCTTGGGTGGAGTTTGCCCCCAGTTCCCTAAAAGATACTGTGATTCTCAGCCAAGGAAACATGCT AAATGGAAAATGTGAATTTACAACCATCAATGCGACTgtgaaaaataacacattctttGCTACTG AAAAAGAGATCACGTCAGAGGGCGATTTCCTGCCATCGTGTTCTGGGTGTCTCACTATGCACTTCACCAGTCAGATAAATAGCACAACCATCAACACGCTCTACCTCTTCA CAAAGGCACCCAAAGCACCCAAGTCAGACATGGATCAGTACTGGAAACAAGCTGAATGTCTTGGCTTCAAAAAAGAACCACAGTTCTCCTACGATGGTGTAAAAG aATTCTGCCAAGAGGAAAAGAACAATTCATCCAAAGAACCCAAACCTGAggataaaaacaatgaataa